The Rhodothermales bacterium genomic sequence ACACCCAGCCGTCCCTGGACGAACTCGTCCAGCTGTGCATGGATTTCGGCTTGGTGAACGATGTACGGCATGAGTCCAACGGCCGGCTGAGCATAAAGTGCAAGGAGGAAACCTTCCGGGCCACGTTGCCCGAGGCCCAACTGCTCATTCGCGGACTGCTCATCGGGTATTTTGCCATGCATACGCGCGACGATCTGTCGCTGGCCAACTGGGAGAACTAGACCCGCGCTGCATCGTAAGGAAACCGCTTTCAACACCAAGCGTGATCACCAAGCGGAATTCCCATGCGCGAAGTCTTTGTTGTGGACGCGGTCCGCACGCCCATCGGCACCTTCGGCGGTGCCCTTTCGAGTCATACCCCGGTTGACCTTGCCGCCCATGTGATGGGTGCCTCGCTCGAACGTTCCGGGGTTGCCGGAGCCGACCTCGATCTGTACATCTTCGGCAATGTGCTGAGGGGAGGACACGGCCAACTCATTCCCCGTCAAGCCGCGTTCAAAGCCGGGATACCCGATCATGTGGACGGTTTTGCCGTCGACATGGTGTGTTCCTCCGGTATGCTCGCCCTCATGCAGGGCGCAACGATGATCAAGGCAGGAGAGGCCGATCTCGTCCTGACCGGCGGCACGGAGTCCATGTCCGGAACGGGGTTCTATCTGTCGTCCCGTGCCCGCTGGGGGTACAAATTCCTGATGGGCAACCCGGAAGGCCTCACAGATCTGTTGCTGCATGATGGCCTTACGGATCCCATGTCCGGAGAGGCCATGGGTGTGCAGACCGAGCGCCTGGCCGCCGAGAAAGGCATTACCCGGGACGAACTGGACGCCGTGGCGGAAGCATCGCATCGACGCGCGCATGAGGCCACGGAGGCTGGAGCCTTCCGTTCCGAAATGGCACCCATCGCGTACCGCGTCAAGCGCGACATGGTCACCCTCGACCGGGACGAAGGTATCCGTCCGGCGACGACCCTCGAATCCCTGGCGGCACTCCGCACGGCATTCCAGAAGGATGGCGTACTGACAGCCGGCAACGCGAGCCAGATTTCGGATGGCGCCAGCGCCATCATGCTGGCCAGCGGGGAGGCGGTCAAGAAGTACGGGCTCAAACCATTGGCCCGGTACATGGCGTCCGGCATTTCCGCCGGCCCCGCATGGCGATTCCCCGAAGCGCCCATCCCGGCCGTAAAGAAAGCATTGGACAAGGCGGGTCTTGGCATCGGCGATTTCGACCTGCACGAAAACAACGAAGCGTTCGCCATCAACAACGTACTGTACAGCCGGATGCTGGACGTGGACATGGACCGGTTGAACGTGCATGGCGGCGCCGTGGCCCTCGGGCACCCCATCGGATGCAGCGGGTCGCGCATTGTGACCACGCTCATCCATGCCCTTCACCGCCATGACAAGGCGCGGGGGATGGCGGCCATCTGTCATGGCACGGGCGGTGGCACGGCCGTGGCCATCGAGCGCGTGTGACCCAGCTGCTCTACATAGCCCTCGGGGGAGCCCTGGGTGCCTTGGGGCGATTCGGGGTTTCCCTGGCCGTCCTCCGGTATGCGGGGGGAGGCTTTCCCTGGGGCACGTTGGCGGTGAATGTCATCGGGTCGTTCCTGGCTGGCGTATTCTGGGCCATCCTGGGTCAGACACACGGACCACAGCGCATGCATGCGCTGTTCATGATCGGCATGCTCGGAGCGTTCACGACGTTTTCCGCCTTCAGTGTCGAGAGTCTGCGCCTGTATGAGGATGGCCAGTCCCTGATGGCCCTGGTCAACGTGTTTGCGAACAATCTGGGCGCATTGGCGGCGGTCGTGGCCGGCGTCTGGGTGGGACGGTCACTTTCGGCATGAGTACGCTGGTCGATGTGCTGGCAACGGCGGCGTTGCGGTGGTCCGATCCGGATCATCCGGCGCGGGTCCGAGCCGTCAAGGCCACCCTGGAGATGGACAACCGGTTCACCGAGGAGGCCATCATCTTCGCCGTGAATCAGCAGATGTCCCTGCTGACACCCGAAGCCCTGGAACGATGGCAGAAAAAGCTCGCCGGGGTGGCGACCGGCGCCGAACACCATTCGGCACAGCGGGTCGTCGGGGTCTTGAACCCCGGCAACATCCCGATGGTCGAATTACAGGACCTGGTGGCCGTGTTGCTTGCGGGTTTTGCCTGGAGAGGCACCGTGTCCTCCCGTTCATCTGCGCTTTTGCCGGCATTCCTGGATGAACTCCGGACCGTTGCCGACGGCCGCGTTCCGGTGGATGCGCAGGTGACCACCCTTCAGGAGGTCCTTGACGAGGCGTGGGGCCTCATGGCCTCGGGTTCGGACGATACGTTGGCCGAGGTGACGTCCCTGGCATTGGAGGCGGGAATCCCGGCCTCGCGCCAGTGGATGCGTGGCCACCGGTTTTCGATCGCCATCCTGGATGGCGGGGAGGATGAAGAGGAACGTCTGGATCTGGCAGAGGATGCGCTCCTGCATGAAGGCCAGGGATGCCGCAGCGCAGCGCTGATCTTCGCAACGGCCACGCAGGGACCGGACGAAATCCTGGATGCGTTTGCGACGTTCCGCGGTACGTTCCCGGCGCATCCGGCAACCAGCGGATCCCTGAAAATGCAGCAGGCGTTCCTGGAAGCACTGGACGCTCCACACGCCTGGGCAGACGGAATGGCGTTCCTGATTTCCAGAGGCGAAGCCGAGTTGCAGCAGCCCGGTCACATCCGTTGGGTTCCCTACGAATCGCCGGACATCGTTACGGCATGGGTGGGCGAGCACCGGAATGCATTGCAGGCCGTCTATACCCGTCGCGAGCGAGCGGGCGTATGGAGCGAGCGTCTGAGCGTGGTGGTCGAGCCGTTGGGAACCGCCCAACGACCGGAATTGGACTGGAATCCAGACGGACGGTCCCACGCCGACTTCTTCAACAACCTTCTGGGGCGTGTTTAAATGTAACCTGGCAGGTTACGAATTCATTTCGCCTACAACGGCGTTTGCCTGGTCGGAGCGGGTCATGCGGTCGCGTAGCCAGGCGTCCACGGAGTACCTCCCGGGGCCCGACAGCGCGATTCCGATCAGAACAACCATGTTCTTGAAGGCATGTCCGGGCGTTCCCTGTCCCGATGCAATGTGTCCCGTCCACGCAACGAACATGCCGATGGCGAGGATCCAGGACATGGGTGCCGTCAGGAATCCGACGGCAATCAGGAGCGCGCCAACGGACTCGGCAAAACTGATCATGAATCCCCAGAAGGGTGCGCCGAAGTCAATCCCGAAGCGCTGCATGGATTCGCCGAGTCCGGTCCAGCGTTCCACACCGCCCATGAGCTTGCCCCATCCGTGGTAGTACAGGAATCCCAGGCCCATGCCGAGCCGGATGACGAGCAGGCCAAGATCGAAATTTCGGGAAGACAACATGGTGGATTCTCGTCTGGACAGTGGTCAGTGTGTGTAAGAAAAGCGGTACCTGTGTGGGATAACGGACATGAGGCCCCTCAAGGTTCCGCTGGAATGCTCCAACTCCCCGCAGCGCAAACACTTCCGTGTTTACGGCGTACGCAGTAGAGATGGAAGATCTGCACACAAATACCGACAGAAAGGCCGAAGACAGGAACGGCACCGGTGGAGACGGCCCGTTGACCCGTCTCGCCCATGAAATCCGGTCGCTGGTCGACGATGTCAAGGAGTGGATTGAACTCCGCCTTGAATTGTTCCAGCTGGATGTGGAGGACCGCATCCAGGCGGTGGCCAACGATATCCTGCTCATCGTACTCGTCCTGGTCCTCTTTGCCGTCGCATTCCTGTTCCTTTCGCTGGCTGCGGCGTTTGCCCTCGGGCAGTGGCTGGGATCCAATGCGCTCGGCTTCCTGATTGTCGCCGTCGTATTCGTTTTGCTTGGCGCATCCATCCGGCGGTCCCGCGTGGATCTCGCATCCAAGGTAGGCCGCACCTTGACGCGCCCCGGATCCGGAGTCACCGCCGAGCCCTCCACGAATTCCCCTGCCAAACCCACGGTACCGGCCCTGTCCGAAAAAAGCGAGGATCGCCATGGCGCAGCATAGTCCGGTCAAATCAGGTGAGGATCGACGCAAGCAGGTGGAGGCCCGGCTTGCCGAGAAATCGCGCCGAATCTCGGATCGATTCGACGTTTTCGAAACGGGTGTCGGTCGGAGCCCGGTGGCCGTGGCCACTCGGTTGTTGTCGCGGAAGTCGGTTCGGATAGGCGTAGCCGTTGGTACGGGAGCGCTTGTGGGGTTGTGGTTCATG encodes the following:
- a CDS encoding acyl-CoA reductase; protein product: MSTLVDVLATAALRWSDPDHPARVRAVKATLEMDNRFTEEAIIFAVNQQMSLLTPEALERWQKKLAGVATGAEHHSAQRVVGVLNPGNIPMVELQDLVAVLLAGFAWRGTVSSRSSALLPAFLDELRTVADGRVPVDAQVTTLQEVLDEAWGLMASGSDDTLAEVTSLALEAGIPASRQWMRGHRFSIAILDGGEDEEERLDLAEDALLHEGQGCRSAALIFATATQGPDEILDAFATFRGTFPAHPATSGSLKMQQAFLEALDAPHAWADGMAFLISRGEAELQQPGHIRWVPYESPDIVTAWVGEHRNALQAVYTRRERAGVWSERLSVVVEPLGTAQRPELDWNPDGRSHADFFNNLLGRV
- the crcB gene encoding fluoride efflux transporter CrcB; its protein translation is MTQLLYIALGGALGALGRFGVSLAVLRYAGGGFPWGTLAVNVIGSFLAGVFWAILGQTHGPQRMHALFMIGMLGAFTTFSAFSVESLRLYEDGQSLMALVNVFANNLGALAAVVAGVWVGRSLSA
- a CDS encoding DoxX family protein, whose product is MLSSRNFDLGLLVIRLGMGLGFLYYHGWGKLMGGVERWTGLGESMQRFGIDFGAPFWGFMISFAESVGALLIAVGFLTAPMSWILAIGMFVAWTGHIASGQGTPGHAFKNMVVLIGIALSGPGRYSVDAWLRDRMTRSDQANAVVGEMNS
- a CDS encoding thiolase family protein yields the protein MREVFVVDAVRTPIGTFGGALSSHTPVDLAAHVMGASLERSGVAGADLDLYIFGNVLRGGHGQLIPRQAAFKAGIPDHVDGFAVDMVCSSGMLALMQGATMIKAGEADLVLTGGTESMSGTGFYLSSRARWGYKFLMGNPEGLTDLLLHDGLTDPMSGEAMGVQTERLAAEKGITRDELDAVAEASHRRAHEATEAGAFRSEMAPIAYRVKRDMVTLDRDEGIRPATTLESLAALRTAFQKDGVLTAGNASQISDGASAIMLASGEAVKKYGLKPLARYMASGISAGPAWRFPEAPIPAVKKALDKAGLGIGDFDLHENNEAFAINNVLYSRMLDVDMDRLNVHGGAVALGHPIGCSGSRIVTTLIHALHRHDKARGMAAICHGTGGGTAVAIERV
- a CDS encoding phage holin family protein translates to MFTAYAVEMEDLHTNTDRKAEDRNGTGGDGPLTRLAHEIRSLVDDVKEWIELRLELFQLDVEDRIQAVANDILLIVLVLVLFAVAFLFLSLAAAFALGQWLGSNALGFLIVAVVFVLLGASIRRSRVDLASKVGRTLTRPGSGVTAEPSTNSPAKPTVPALSEKSEDRHGAA